A genomic segment from Canis aureus isolate CA01 chromosome 4, VMU_Caureus_v.1.0, whole genome shotgun sequence encodes:
- the FBXO4 gene encoding F-box only protein 4 isoform X1, with translation MAGSEPRCGGRSPPPHHSDWSRLEAAILSGWRNFWQSVGKERAAPRASQEEAGEEASALTRLPIDVQLYILSFLSPYDLCQLGSTSHYWNETVRDPILWRYFLLRDLPSWPSVDWKSLPDLEILKKPISEVTDGAFFDYMAIYKMCCPYTRRSLKSSRPMYGAVTSFLHSLIIQNEPRFAMFGPGLEELNTSLVLSLMSSEELCPTAGLPQRQIDGIGSGVSFQLSNQHKFNILILYSTTRKERDRAREEHTSAVNKMFSLQNEGDDQQGSRYSVIPQIQKVCEVVDGFIYVANAEAHKRHEWQDEFSRIMAMTDPAFGSSGRPMLVLSCISQANVKRMPCFYLAHELRLNHLNHPWMVQDTEAETLTGFLNGIQWILEEVESKHTR, from the exons ATGGCGGGAAGCGAGCCGCGCTGCGGAGGCAGGTCCCCGCCGCCGCACCACAGCGACTGGAGCCGCCTGGAGGCAGCCATCCTCAGCGGCTGGAGGAACTTCTGGCAGTCGGTGGGCAAGGAGAGGGCGGCGCCCAGGGCCTCCCAGGAGGAGGCGGGTGAGGAGGCCAGCGCCCTGACGAGGCTGCCG ATTGATGTGCAGttatatattttgtcatttctttcacCTTATGATCTGTGTCAGTTGGGAAGTACAAGCCATTATTGGAATGAAACTGTACGAGATCCAATTCTGTGGCGATATTTTCTGCTCAGAGATCTTCCTTCTTGGCCTTCTGTTGACTGGAAGTCTCTTCCAGAcctagaaatcttaaaaaagcctATATCTGAGGTCACTGATGGTGCATTTTTTGACTACATGGCAAT CTATAAGATGTGCTGTCCATATACAAGAAGATCCTTGAAATCTAGCCGTCCTATGTATGGAGCTGTCACATCATTTTTACACTCATTGATCATCCAGAATGAACCACGATTTGCTATGTTTGGACCAGGTTTGGAAGAACTGAATACGTCTTTGGTGTTGAGCTTGATGTCCTCTGAGGAACTTTGCCCAACAGCTGGTTTGCCTCAGAGACAGATTGATG gtATTGGATCAGGAGTCAGTTTTCAGTTGAGCAACCAACATAAATTCAACATCTTGATATTATATTCAACTACCAG aAAGGAAAGAGATAGAGCAAGAGAAGAGCATACAAGTGCAGTTAACAAGATGTTCAGTCTACAGAATGAAGGAGATGATCAACAAGGAAGCCGATATAGTGTAATTCCACAAATTCAGAAGGTGTGTGAAGTTGTTGATGGATTCATCTATGTTGCAAATGCTGAAGCTCATAAAA GACATGAATGGCAAGATGAATTTTCTCGTATTATGGCAATGACAGATCCAGCTTTTGGATCTTCAGGAAGACCTATGCTGGTTTTATCTTGCATTTCTCAAGCAAATGTAAAAAGAATGCCCTGTTTTTATTTGGCTCATGAGCTGCGTCTAAATCATCTAAACCACCCATGGATG GTCCAGGATACAGAGGCTGAAACTCTAACTGGTTTTTTGAATGGCATTCAGTGGATTCTTGAAGAAGTAGAATCTAAGCATACAAGATGA
- the RIMOC1 gene encoding RAB7A-interacting MON1-CCZ1 complex subunit 1, translated as MAAASPSVARRVEELGDLAQAHIQQLSEAAGEDDHFLIRASAALEKLKLLCGEDKECSNPSNLLELYTQAILDMTYFEENKLVDEDFPEDSSQKVKELINFLSEPEILVKENNMHPKPCDLLGDELLECLSWRRGALLYMYCHSLTKRREWLTRKSSLLKKYLIDGISYLLQMLNYRCPIQLNEGVSFQDLDTAKLLSEGIFSDIHLLAMMYSGEMCYWGLKHCADQQPENHEVDSGVSGASYMTQKEPLDFREVGEKILKKYVSVCEGPLKEQEWNTTNAKQILNFFQHHTNQ; from the exons ATGGCGGCCGCAAGTCCCAGTGTGGCGAGGCGGGTGGAGGAGCTCGGGGACCTGGCTCAGGCCCACATACAGCAGCTTAGCGAAGCCGCCGGCGAAGACG ATCACTTTTTAATTCGAGCCTCTGCAGCTCTAGAAAAATTGAAACTTCTGTGTGGAGAAGACAAAGAATGTTCAAATCCATCAAATCTTCTAGAACTTTACACACAG gcTATTTTGGACATGACATATTTTGAGGAGAACAAACTAGTAGATGAAGATTTTCCTGAAGACTCTTCACAGAAAGTTAAAGAGCTGATCAATTTTCTTTCAGAACCAGAAATTTtagttaaagaaaataatatgcatCCAAAA CCGTGCGATTTGCTTGGGGATGAACTCCTGGAATGTCTCTCTTGGAGACGGGGAGCCCTACTCTATATGTATTGTCATTCTCTGACCAAAAGGAGAGAGTGGCTCACAAGAAAGTCCAGTTTGCTTAAAAAG TACCTTATTGATGGAATCAGTTACTTGCTACAGATGCTAAATTATCGGTGTCCTATCCAGTTAAATGAAGGAGTTTCTTTCCAAGACTTAGACACAGCTAAATTACTGAGTGAAG GAATATTTAGTGACATTCATTTGCTGGCTATGATGTACAGTGGAGAAATGTGTTACTGGGGATTAAAGCATTGTGCAGATCAACAGCCAGAAAATCACGAAGTGGATTCTGGTGTTTCTGGAGCAAGCTATATGACACAAAAAGAACCATTGGATTTCCGAGAAGTAggagaaaaaattttgaaaaagtatgtatctgtgtgtgaaGGACCCCTGAAAGAACAAGAATGGAATACaacaaatgcaaaacaaattttaaacttCTTTCAGCATCACACTAACCAGTAA
- the FBXO4 gene encoding F-box only protein 4 isoform X2 — translation MAGSEPRCGGRSPPPHHSDWSRLEAAILSGWRNFWQSVGKERAAPRASQEEAGEEASALTRLPIDVQLYILSFLSPYDLCQLGSTSHYWNETVRDPILWRYFLLRDLPSWPSVDWKSLPDLEILKKPISEVTDGAFFDYMAIYKMCCPYTRRSLKSSRPMYGAVTSFLHSLIIQNEPRFAMFGPGLEELNTSLVLSLMSSEELCPTAGLPQRQIDGIGSGVSFQLSNQHKFNILILYSTTRKERDRAREEHTSAVNKMFSLQNEGDDQQGSRYSVIPQIQKVCEVVDGFIYVANAEAHKRHEWQDEFSRIMAMTDPAFGSSGRPMLVLSCISQANVKRMPCFYLAHELRLNHLNHPWMVRSYLWSRIQRLKL, via the exons ATGGCGGGAAGCGAGCCGCGCTGCGGAGGCAGGTCCCCGCCGCCGCACCACAGCGACTGGAGCCGCCTGGAGGCAGCCATCCTCAGCGGCTGGAGGAACTTCTGGCAGTCGGTGGGCAAGGAGAGGGCGGCGCCCAGGGCCTCCCAGGAGGAGGCGGGTGAGGAGGCCAGCGCCCTGACGAGGCTGCCG ATTGATGTGCAGttatatattttgtcatttctttcacCTTATGATCTGTGTCAGTTGGGAAGTACAAGCCATTATTGGAATGAAACTGTACGAGATCCAATTCTGTGGCGATATTTTCTGCTCAGAGATCTTCCTTCTTGGCCTTCTGTTGACTGGAAGTCTCTTCCAGAcctagaaatcttaaaaaagcctATATCTGAGGTCACTGATGGTGCATTTTTTGACTACATGGCAAT CTATAAGATGTGCTGTCCATATACAAGAAGATCCTTGAAATCTAGCCGTCCTATGTATGGAGCTGTCACATCATTTTTACACTCATTGATCATCCAGAATGAACCACGATTTGCTATGTTTGGACCAGGTTTGGAAGAACTGAATACGTCTTTGGTGTTGAGCTTGATGTCCTCTGAGGAACTTTGCCCAACAGCTGGTTTGCCTCAGAGACAGATTGATG gtATTGGATCAGGAGTCAGTTTTCAGTTGAGCAACCAACATAAATTCAACATCTTGATATTATATTCAACTACCAG aAAGGAAAGAGATAGAGCAAGAGAAGAGCATACAAGTGCAGTTAACAAGATGTTCAGTCTACAGAATGAAGGAGATGATCAACAAGGAAGCCGATATAGTGTAATTCCACAAATTCAGAAGGTGTGTGAAGTTGTTGATGGATTCATCTATGTTGCAAATGCTGAAGCTCATAAAA GACATGAATGGCAAGATGAATTTTCTCGTATTATGGCAATGACAGATCCAGCTTTTGGATCTTCAGGAAGACCTATGCTGGTTTTATCTTGCATTTCTCAAGCAAATGTAAAAAGAATGCCCTGTTTTTATTTGGCTCATGAGCTGCGTCTAAATCATCTAAACCACCCATGGATGGTAAGGTCCTATCTCTG GTCCAGGATACAGAGGCTGAAACTCTAA